One genomic segment of Fusobacterium sp. includes these proteins:
- a CDS encoding Gx transporter family protein yields MKENRREIYLTALVLLALYLSLAENFIPKPFPWMKIGLSNIAVLIALEKFDSKLAIEVVLLRILIQALMLGTLFTPGFIISLSAGGATTLFMVGLYKFRKYLSLLAISSLSAFLHNLIQLIVVYFLIFRNITLYSKSIMMFVWGFLAIGVVAGIITGFIGEKLNLRRGNEL; encoded by the coding sequence ATGAAGGAAAACAGACGAGAGATATATTTAACAGCATTAGTTTTGCTTGCATTGTATCTTTCTCTGGCAGAAAACTTTATTCCAAAACCTTTTCCTTGGATGAAAATAGGATTATCTAATATAGCTGTATTAATAGCTCTTGAAAAATTTGATTCTAAGCTTGCGATTGAGGTTGTATTGCTTAGAATCCTTATTCAGGCTCTAATGTTAGGAACTCTTTTCACCCCAGGTTTTATAATAAGTTTATCAGCTGGAGGGGCAACTACTTTGTTTATGGTTGGGCTTTATAAATTTAGGAAATACCTTTCTCTTTTAGCAATCAGTTCTCTTTCTGCCTTTCTTCACAATCTGATTCAACTTATAGTTGTATATTTTCTTATTTTTAGAAATATCACCCTATATTCAAAATCTATAATGATGTTTGTATGGGGCTTTTTGGCTATAGGTGTAGTGGCAGGAATTATAACAGGTTTTATTGGAGAAAAATTAAATTTAAGAAGAGGTAATGAATTATGA
- the purB gene encoding adenylosuccinate lyase, producing the protein MNMNIYSNPLAERYSSKEMLENFSPDKKFSTWRKLWIALAESEKELGLHITDEQIAEMKANIYNIDYELAAKKESEFRHDVMAHVHTFGTQAPKAMPIIHLGATSAFVGDNTDLIQIKDGLDIVKTKLINVISEMSKFAMEYKELPTLGFTHFQAAQLTTVGKRATLWLQSLLLDLEELEFREKTLRFRGVKGTTGTQASFKELFNDDFSKVKALDEKITEKMGFDKRFLVTGQTYDRKVDSEIMNLLANIAQSAHKFTNDLRLLQHLKEVEEPFEKSQIGSSAMAYKRNPMRSERISSLAKFVIALQQSTAMTAATQWFERTLDDSANKRLSLPQAFLAIDAILIIWKNVLDGLVVYPKIIEKHLTSELPFMSTEYIIMECVKNGGDRQELHERIRVHSMEAGKMVKIEGKENDLIERILNDKYFNLDKDRLLKILSPKNFIGFAPEQTEEFINVEVKPILERYSDKLGMKAVLRV; encoded by the coding sequence ATGAATATGAATATTTATTCAAACCCTTTAGCAGAAAGATATAGTTCAAAGGAGATGCTTGAGAATTTTTCACCTGATAAAAAATTCTCTACTTGGAGAAAACTGTGGATAGCCTTAGCTGAATCTGAAAAAGAATTAGGTCTTCATATAACTGATGAACAGATAGCAGAAATGAAAGCTAATATTTATAATATTGATTATGAACTTGCAGCAAAAAAAGAATCTGAATTTAGACATGATGTAATGGCACATGTACATACATTTGGAACACAGGCACCAAAGGCAATGCCTATAATTCATCTTGGTGCTACAAGTGCTTTTGTTGGAGATAATACAGATCTTATTCAGATAAAAGATGGATTGGATATAGTTAAAACTAAACTTATAAATGTAATATCTGAAATGTCAAAATTTGCAATGGAATATAAGGAACTTCCAACGTTAGGATTTACTCATTTTCAGGCAGCTCAGTTGACTACTGTAGGAAAAAGAGCTACTCTATGGCTTCAGAGTCTTCTTCTTGACTTGGAAGAACTTGAATTCAGAGAAAAAACTTTAAGATTTAGAGGTGTTAAAGGAACTACTGGAACACAGGCAAGTTTTAAAGAATTGTTTAATGATGATTTTTCTAAAGTAAAAGCTTTGGATGAAAAAATAACAGAGAAAATGGGATTTGATAAAAGATTCCTTGTTACTGGACAGACTTATGATAGGAAAGTTGATTCAGAAATTATGAATCTTCTTGCAAATATAGCTCAGTCAGCCCATAAGTTTACAAATGATTTAAGACTTTTACAGCATTTGAAAGAAGTTGAAGAACCATTTGAGAAGAGTCAGATTGGGTCATCAGCTATGGCTTATAAAAGAAATCCTATGAGAAGTGAAAGAATATCTTCTCTTGCAAAATTTGTAATAGCTCTTCAGCAAAGTACAGCTATGACAGCAGCAACTCAATGGTTTGAAAGAACTCTTGATGATTCAGCCAATAAGAGATTATCATTACCACAGGCTTTTCTTGCAATAGATGCTATATTGATAATTTGGAAAAATGTTCTTGATGGATTAGTAGTTTATCCAAAAATAATAGAGAAGCATTTAACGTCTGAACTTCCTTTTATGTCTACAGAGTATATCATAATGGAATGTGTAAAAAATGGTGGAGATAGGCAAGAACTTCATGAAAGAATAAGAGTTCATTCTATGGAAGCGGGAAAAATGGTAAAAATAGAAGGTAAAGAAAATGATCTTATAGAAAGAATATTAAATGATAAATACTTTAACTTAGATAAAGATAGACTGCTGAAAATTTTATCTCCTAAGAACTTTATAGGTTTTGCCCCTGAACAGACAGAGGAGTTTATAAATGTAGAGGTAAAACCAATCTTAGAAAGATATAGTGATAAACTTGGAATGAAAGCAGTGTTAAGGGTATAG